The DNA window AAACGCCGACGCAGAAGTCGCCGAGCGAGCGGACCAGCTCGACGAGTTCCTCGGCGTAGGTGAGCCCTTCGGGATGGGGGACCCACTCGCCGTACACGTCGCCGGGCGGATCGCCGCGCAGCGCCAGGATGTTCCGGACACCGACGGCCGCGTACCAGCCGATCACGTTGCGCAGCTCCGCTACGGAGTGGTTCACCGCGGTCAGGTGCGCCATCGGCACCAGCGTCGTTTCGGTGGCCACCCTGGCGATGCTGCGGATGGTGCCGTCCCTGCTGGAACCGCCCGCACCGTAGGTGATCGACATGTAGGCCGGGTCGAACGGCTCCAGCTCGCGGATGGCGCGCCAGAGCACCGCTTCGTCGGCCAGGTCGCGGGGCGGGAAGAACTCCACTGAGAACACGGGCGCGTCTCCGCGTAACCGCTCCACTACCGAGGTCATGGCGTCAATGCTATCGACTCGCGACCACTGAGCGAGAGCGACTTCTCGCACACTGGACTAGTCACTCCGGGTGTCAGCCATTCCGAGCAACGTTAGGCCATTCCGACAAGTCAAGCCACGATCTCGTACCCAAAGTAGAAACCTTGCGGTAACAAACTCGGTCTTCGGCAACGCTTTCCCCCTTTCGAGCGACAAGTGATCGTCATCCATAAGGGGGATAGATGTTCAAGCGAAGACTTCGCTCACTTTCCGTCGCAGCAACCTGCGCCGCGCTCGCCCTCACGAGCACGGTCGTGCTGACGACCGGTACCGCGGCAGCGGCGGACGGGCCGCCGTCGCTGCCGAAGGGGTTCGTGCTCCTCGACTCGCCCAGCGGGCAGGCGGCGAAGGACCTCACCGATTTCTCGTACCTTCCCGACGGCACCGTGCTCAGCATCGGCAAGCAGGGCAAGGTGGCCTGGGTCGCCACCGACGGGCACGTCAACCAGCTCAGCCAGCTCTCCGTGGTCGCGACGCAGGACCTCGGGCTGGTCGGGCTCGCCGTCGCCCCGGACTACGCGACGTCGAAGAAGATCTACCTGGCCCGTTCGGTGCCGAACGCGAACGGCTACAGCCTCCGGGTCGCGAGCTGGACGGTCACCGGCGCGCCGGAGCCGACCGGGCTGGCGAACGAGCAGGTCCTGCTCGACTTCCCCGGCAAGAGCGACACGCACGCGGTGACCGGGCTCGTCGCCGCACCCGACGGCACGGTGTGGGCCTCCAGCGGCGACAACGCGGACTTCCGCGTCAACGGCGACCCCGCCGCGCTGCGCGCGCAGAACCTCGACCAGCCGCAGGGCAAGGTCCTGCACATGACCGCCGACGGCAAGGGCGTGCCGGGCAACCCGTACTACGACGCGGCCAACCCGGGTTCGGTGCGCAGCAAGGTGTTCGCGAGCGGTTTCCGCAGCCCGTTCCGGTTCTCGCTCAACCCCGGCACCGGGCTGCCGATCGTCGGCGACGTCGGCAACAACACCTGGGAGGAGGTGGACCTCGTCCAGCCGGGCGGCAACTACAAGTGGCCGTGCTGGGAGGCGAACGACGCGGTGCCCGCCTACGCCGGGGCCGCCGAGTGCAAGAACCTGGCGAACACGCCACCGCTGTGGGCCTACCGCCACGGCGACCCGAACAACCTCCCGCCGGAGAAGGGCAACAGCGTCACCGGCGGGATCGTCTACACCGGCGAGAGCTACCCGGAGGCCTATCGAGGCGCCTACTTCTTCGCTGACTACGTCGGAGCGAAGATCTGGTCGCTGAAGTTCGACGCGCAGGGCAAGCTGACCACGCCGCCGCAGAACCCACCACTGGCGATGAACATCGGCACGCCGGTGAAGTTCACCGCCGCGACGAACGGCGACCTCGTCTACGCCGACATCTGGACCGGCAAGCTGCGCAGGCTGGTCTACAGCGACAAGAACGCGCTCCCGGTCGCCAAGATCGCCAGCACCACCGACCCGGCGACGCGGATCGTGACCTTCGACGGCAGCGGGTCGTTCGACTACGACGGCGACACGAAGCTCACCTACAGCTGGGACTTCGGCGACGGGTCCGCCCCGGCGACCGGCGCGAAGGTGGCGCACGCGTACGCGACGGGCACGGACAAGTTCACCGCGACGCTGACCGTCAAGGATTCGCTCGGCGGGACCGGCACGGCGACCACCGCGGTGGCGCCGGGCAACCACACCCCGGTCATCGAGCTGACGACGCCGGGCGCGGCGACGTTCGCGGTCGGGGAACCGGTCGCGGTGTCGGCGAAGGCGACCGACGCCGAGGACGGTGACCTCGCCGTCGAATGGACGAGCCTGGTGAAGCACTGCCCCGGCGCGGCGAGCTGCCACTCGCACTTCGGCCCGTCCGGGACCGGCGCCTCGTTCTCGCAGCCGTTCACCGATCACCCCGACTCCAAGATGGAGTTCACCGCCACGGTGACCGACAAGGCGGGTGTGACCACCTCGGCGACCTACCTGGCGCAGCCGCGCGAGCACCGGGTGACGCTGAAGAGCAACGTCCCCGCCGCGCTGTCCATCCCGACCGAGGGCGACGGCACGAGCACGCAGCTCGTCACCGAGGGAACCAAGCTGGGGCTGGTCGCCGCCGACGTGGCGACCGACGGCGCCGCGGTGTTCACCGGCTGGGACGACGGCGTGACGTCGGCGCAGCGGGAGATCGTGGTCGGTGCCGGCGATGTCACGCTGACCGCGAACTACGCGAGCCCGATCGACGCGCGCTACAACGCCGAACCCGCGCTCCAGCAGACGCTCGGCTCGCCGACCGGACCGGAGATCGGCGAGGCGAACCTGCGCTACCGCACCTACCAGCGCGGCAGGCTGTACTGGACGAAGCAGTACGGCGTGCACGAGATCCACAACGCCAACCACACGAAGTACGTCTCGCTCGGCGGGCACGCGAAGTTCGGCGCGCCGATCACCGACGAGATCCAGGCCCCCGACGGCGTCGGCCGCTACAACGACCTCGCGGGCACGCCCGGGACGCTGGCGGCGTCGATCTACTGGACGCCGGCCAACGGGTCGTTCGGGGTCTGGGGTTCGATCAGGGAGAAGTGGGTCGCGCAGGGCGGGGCGGCCGGGCCGCTCGGCTACCCGGTGACCGACGAACTGACCCCGCCGGACGGGATCGGCCGCTTCAACCACTTCACCGGCACGCCGGGGACGAAGGCGGCGTCGATCTACTGGTCGCCCGCGAACGGGGCCCATTCGATCTGGGGCTCGATCCGCGAGCGCTGGTCGCAGGTCGGCTGGGAGACGGGCCCGCTCGGGTACCCGAAGACCGACGAGATGACCACGCCGGACGGCGTCGGCAAGTACAACCACTTCGACAAGGACGGCTCGATCTACTGGACGCCGACCACGCCCGCGTCGGACGTGTACGGCGCGATCCGGGTCAGGTGGGCGGCGCTGGGCTGGGAGCGGTCGTACCTCGGCTTCCCGCGCAGCGGTGAGTTCGGGAACTCGCTTGGCCGCCGAAACGACTTCCAGCGCGGCTACATCCAGTGGTACTCGGCCAACAACACCGTGGCGGACCGCCCCTACTGACGAGGCGAACGCCCTGACGCGAACCGCCCCGGATCGTCCACAAAGGACGTTCCGGGGCGGTTTTCGCGTTCGCGACCACTGGTACGAAGCGGTGATCGCGGTCACGCGGGGTCAATTCCGGCGACCGGGGCGTGGTAAAAGTTGCTTGCCACAACTGACTTTTCTGGGGGATGCACCGTGGTCGAAGGCCGTCGGCGAGCGGGTCCTGGCGTGATCGTCGCCGTGCTCTCCTCGTGCGGCATCGTCGCCGCGCTGATGCAGACCCTGGTGATGCCGCTGCTCCCGGCGCTGCCGACGCTCCTGCACACCACCGCGACCAGCGCGTCGTGGGTGCTCACCGCGACGCTGCTCGCGGGCGCGGTGTGCACGCCGATCAGCGGGCGGCTCGGCGACATGTACGGCAAGCGGCGCGTGATGCTGTGCTCGCTGCTGCTGCTCGTCGTCGGCGCCGTGCTGTCCGCGCTGACCGACTCGCTCGGCGCGATGGTCGCCGGGCGCGCGCTGCAGGGCTGCGCGATGGGCGCGATCCCGCTCGGCATCAGCATCATGCGCGACACGCTGCCCGCGCACCGGCTCGGTTCGGCGATGGCGTTCATGAGCGCGACGCTCGGCGTCGGCGGTGCGATCGGGCTGCCGCTGTCCGCGGTGCTCGCGCAGAACGCCGACTGGCACCTGCTGTTCTGGATCGCGGGCGCGCTGGGCGCGGTGAGCATGGCCGCGATCCGGTTCGTGGTACCGGAATCGCCGGTGCGGGCGGGCGGCCGGTTCGACTTCGCGGGCACCGCGGGGCTGGTGCTCGGGCTGAGCTGCCTGCTGCTCGCGGTGTCCAAGGGCGGCGACTGGGGCTGGACGAGCGGGCTCACCGTCGGGCTGCTCGCCGGTGCGCTGCTCGTGCTCTGCGGCTGGGCGGCGCTGGAGTACCGGGTGCGCGGGCCGCTGGTCGATCTGCGCGTGTCCACCAGGCGGCCGGTGCTGCTGACGAACCTGACCACGATCATGGTCGGGTTCGCGATGTACGCGCAGGCGCTGATCCTGCCGCAGCTCCTGCAGGCCCCGCTGGCGACCGGGTACGGGCTGGGGCAGTCGCTCGTGCTCGCCGGGCTGTGGATGGCGCCGAGCGGGCTGGTGATGATCGTGCTGTCGCCGGTGTCCGCGCGGATTTCCGCGGCGCACGGGCCGAAGACCTCGCTGATGCTCGGCATCGCGATCATCGCGGCAGGCTACGGCGGCGCGGTGTTCCTGATGGACGAGGTGTGGGAGGTCGTGCTGGTCTCGGTGGTGGTCAACTCCGGGGTCGCGCTGGCCTACGCCGCCATGCCCGCGCTGATCATGCGCGCCGTGCCGGTCACCGAGACCGGCGCCGCGAACGGGCTCAACGCGCTCATGCGCTCGCTCGGGACCGCGTTTTCGAGCGCGGTGATCAGCGCCGTGCTGGCCGCGCTCGCGATCTCCTTCGGCGGCGTGGCGCTCCCGTCGCGGGAGGGCTTCACCGTCGCGTTCCTGATCGCGGCCGGGGTCGCGCTCGCCGGGCTCGCCGTCGCGTCGGCGATTCCCGCGGCCACTCCCGGTGATCACGCGCCGGAGCGGGGTCGGATTCGCCACATCGCGGTACCCCGGGAGCACGCCGAACCCGCCGAACAACGACGATAGGACCATGGACTACGACGCGGACCTGCCGGCACACGTGGAGCGGGTGCTCGCGCGGTTCCTGCGCACCGCGGGCGAGCGGATCCGCGAGCTCGAACCCACCTTCGGCGAAGGGCTCGACGCGCTGTCCGGGTTCGTGCTCGGTGGCGGCAAGCGCTTGCGCCCGAGTTTCGCCTGGTGGGGCTGGCGGGGCGCGGGCGGCGACCCGGGTGACGCCGAGGGCGTGCTGCACGCCGTGGCCAGCCTCGAACTGATCCAGGCGTGCGCGCTGATCCACGACGACCTGATCGACTCGTCCGATTCGCGGCGCGGGTCGCCGACCGTGCACGTGGCGTTCGCGAAGGAGCACGCCGACCACGGCTGGCTCGGCCTGCCTTCGACGTTCGGGCAGGCCGCGGCGGTGCTCATCGGCGACCTGGCGCTGGCGTGGGCCGACGACATGTTCGCCGACGCCCCGCTCCCCCCGGCCACCCTCGCCTCGGCACGTCCGGCGTGGCGCGCGATCCGCACCGAGGTGCTCGCCGGGCAGTACCTCGACGTGCACACCCAGGTCACCGGCGACTCGTCGATCGACGCGGCGCTGCGCATCGACCGGCTCAAGACGGCCGCCTACACCGTCCAGCGCCCGCTGCACCTCGGCGCCGCGCTGGCCGGGGCGAGCGAGGAGCTGATCGGCACGCTGCTGGAGTTCGGCGGCGACCTCGGTGTCGCGTTCCAGCTCCGCGACGACCTGCTCGGCGTCTTCGGCGACCCGTCGGTGACCGGGAAACCCGCCGGGGACGACCTGCGCGAAGGCAAGCGCACCCTGCTCGTCGCGCTGGGCCTCGAGCACGCGGCGAAGCGGGGCAACGCCGCCGCGGCCGGGCTGATCGAAGCCGCCATCGGCGCGCCGAGCCTCACCGAGTCCGAAGTGGACGATGTGCGCGCGGCGCTGACCGAGGTCGGCGCCGTCGACGCGGTCGAGCGCCGCATCGAGGAGCTGACCGCGGCTTCGCTGGCCGCGCTGGAGCGCGCGCACCTCGCCGAGCCCGCGACGGCCGAGCTGACCGCGCTCGCCGCCAAGGCGACGAAGCGGACCTACTGACCGTGCGCACCGTGACCGGTCCCGCCGAGCACGTCGTGGTGGTCGGCGGCGGGCTCGCCGGGCTGTCCGCGACCTTGCACCTGCTCGGCGCCGGACGCCGCGTCACCCTGCTGGAACAGGACGACACCCCCGGCGGCCGGGCCGGGCGCCGGGTGCGCGGCGGCTACACGGTCGACACCGGGGCGAGCGTGCTGACCATGCCGGACCTGCTGGACGAGGCGTTCGCCGCGGTCGGCGGTTCGGTCGCGGAGCACCTGACGCTGACGAAGCTGGACCCGGCCTACCACGCCCGGTTCGCCGACGGCTCCGCGATCGCGGTGCGCACCGACGGGGCCGCGATGGAAGCGGAGATCAGGGATTTCGCCGGTCCGCGCGAGGCCGACGGCTACCGCCGCCTCCGCCGGTGGCTGACCGCGTTGTACGCGGCGCAGAAGGACCACTTCATCGGCGCCAACTTCGACTCGCCGCTCGACCTCGTCCGCCCAGAACTGGTGAAGCTCGCCGCGCTGGGCGGGTTCGGCAGGCTGGGCCCGAAAATCGGCCGCTTCTTGCACGACGACCGCGTCCGCAGGCTCTTCTCGTTCCAGTCGCTCTACGCCGGGCTCGACCCGATGCGCGCGATCGGCGCGTACGGCGTCATCGCGTACATGGACACCGTCGGCGGCGTCTACTTCCCCGACGGCGGGGTCGGCGAGGTCGGCGCCGCGATGGCACGGGCGGCGGAGGCCGCGGGCGCGCAGGTGCGCTGCAAGACCGAAGTCGCCTGGCTGGAACGGGTTTCCTCGCGGGTGCGCGCGGTGCGCACCAGGGCGGGCGAACGGATCCCGTGCGACGCGGTCGTGCTGGCCACCGAACTCGCCGGCGCGTACCGCCTGCTCGGCGCCAGTCCCCGCAGGCCGGTGCCGCTGCGGTACTCGCCGTCCGCGGTGGTGCTGCACGGGCGAGCCGAGCGGAGCTGGCCGGAACTGGGCCACCACACGATCTTCTTCGGCGACGCGTGGGAGCGGACGTTCCGGGAGATCATCCGCGACGGCGCGCTGATGAGCGATCCGTCGCTGCTCGTCACCCGGCCGACCGCGACGGATCCGCGGCTCGCGCCGGACGGCGGGCAGGTCGTCTCGGTGCTCGCGCCGGCGCCGAACCTGCGCACGGGGCGCGTCGACTGGGACCGCGTCGGCCCCGCCTACGCCGAAGACCTGCGCGCGACGCTGGCCGCGCGCGGGCTGACCGGGTTCGGCACCGAGTTCACCGTCGAAGAGATCGTGACGCCGCGGGACTGGCATGCGCGCGGCATGACGGCGGGCACGCCGTTCTCGCTCGCGCACACCTTCTGCCAGACCGGCCCGTTCCGGCCGGCGAACCTGGTGCGGGGCATGGACAACGTGGTGCTCGCCGGCTGCGGCACCACCCCCGGCGTCGGGATCCCGCCCGTGCTCATCTCGGGACGGCTCGCGGCCGCGCGGATCACGGGCCGGTGAAAGCGGCCGAGTTGGACGCCGCAGGCATCACCGACCCCGTGCTGCGCCACGCCTACGCCGCGTGCCGCCGCGTGAACGCCGTGCACGGCAAGACGTTCTTCCTCGCCACCCGCCTGCTGCCCGCGCGGGCACGACCGGCGGCGCACGCGTTGTACGGCTTCGCCCGCGCGGCGGACGAACTCGTCGACAACCCCGCGCCGGGCAGCGATCCCGAAGCGGGCCTGGCGCTGGTGGCGCACCGGCTCGACCTGGTGTTCGCGGGAAGCGAAACCGGGGATCCGCTGCTGGCCGCGTTCGCCGACACGGTGCGCCGGTACCGGCTCGACCGGGCGCTGTTCGACGCGTTCCTGCACTCGATGCGCATGGACCTTTCGGTGACCGCGTACCGGACCTTCGCCGAACTCGCCGAGTACACCCACGGCTCGGCCGCGGTGATCGGCCTGCAGATGCTGCCGCTGCTGGGCACCGAAGGGCCGCTCGCCGAGGCCGAACCGTACGCCGCCGCGCTCGGGGAAGCCTTCCAGCTCACCAACTTCCTGCGCGACGTCGGCGAGGATCTCGATCGGGGGAGGCTGTACCTGCCGCTCGACGAACTCGCCGCGTTCGGCGTCGACCGCGAGCTGCTGCGGTGGTCGAAGCGCACCGGGCGGCACGACCGGAGGATCCGCCGCGCGTTCGCCGCGCTGGTGGCGCGCAACCGGGCGGTCTACCGGCGGGCCGAGCCCGGGATTTCCTTGCTGCGCAAGGAGTCCCGGCCCTGCGTGCACACCGCGCGCGTGCTGTACGAAGGCATCCTCGACGAGATCGCCGCCTGCGGCTACGCCGTACTGGCCCGGCGGGCGGTCGTTCCCGCGCACCGCAGGTTCGCGGTCGCCGCGGGCGCGTGGGCCCGTTCGCGAGTTCGGCACGGATAGCGCATCTTCGCCTACGCTCGGACACATGACTGACAGGAAGCTTCGCGTCGGGGTGCAGATCCAACCGCAGCACGCCGACTACGCCGCCATCCGTCGCGCCGCCTCCGAGGCCGAAGAGCTCGGGGTCGACATCGTCTTCAACTGGGACCACTTCTACCCGCTCACCGGTGATCCCGACGGCAAGCACTTCGAATGCTGGACCATGCTCGGCGCGTGGGCCGAATCCACCAGCAGGGTCGAAATCGGCGCGCTGGTCACGTGCAACAGCTACCGCAACCCCGAGCTGCTCGCCGACATGGCGCGCACCGTCGACCACATCAGCGACGGCAGGCTCGTCCTCGGGATCGGCTCCGGCTGGTTCGAGAAGGACTACGACCAGTACGGCTACGAGTTCGGCACCGCGGGCGGGCGCCTCGACGACCTCGCCGACGCGCTCCCCCGCATCGAAAAGCGCCTCGGCGCGCTCAACCCGGCGCCCACCCGCAAGATCCCGGTGCTCATCGGGGGCGGCGGCGAGAAGAAGACGCTCAAGCTGGCCGCCCGGCACGCCGACATCTGGCACGGCTTCGGCGACCCCGAAGTGGTCGAGCGCAAGGTGAAGATCCTCGACCAGCACTGCGCCGACGCGGGCCGCGACCCGGCGGAGATCGAGCGCTCGTGCGGCGTGCGGGGCGAGCCCGGCGAACTGGGCCCGAAGCTGCGCGATCTCGGCGTCTCGTTGTGCACCGTCGGCATCGGCGGCCCGGACTACGACCTCGGCCCGCTGCGCAAGTGGATCGCCTGGCGCGACGCCGAAAACGGCTGAGCCCCGGAAGCGCCTGCCCCGCCCCGAAGGATGCTCCCGCCCTCCACGGGAGTGCGAAAAGTGGCGCTAGGCGCCCCGAAGGTCACCTTCGGGGCATCCGGGCGCGGCGTCAGAAGGCCATGGCTTGGGCGCGGCGCTTGACCTCGCTGCCGTGGCTGGTGCGCAGCGCCTGGATCGGGCTGGCGCCGGGCAGCGACTCGTCCCGTTCGAAGAGCCAGCGCAGCATCTCGGTCCGGCCGAACCCGGCGTCCGCGAGCACCGTGATGGTGCCGCCGAGGCCCTTCACCACGCCTTCCTTGGTCAGGAAGGCGGCGGGCACCACGAGGTCGCCGTCGCGGCGCACCGCGATGAGCTGCCCTTCCCGCAGCATCTGCCGGACCTTGTTCGCCGAGACGCGCAGGGCCGCGCTGACCTCGTCGAGCGAAAGCACGGTGACATCGGGTTCGAGGACGTCGTCAGCGACGGGAATCGCACTCACGGCTAATACTGTGCCACATTCTGACGCTGTGCCATATTCGGCGTCACGCGCAGCGACATCGCACCGAAGCCGTAACGAACACCCGGGTCCAGCACCTTTTCGGTACCGGGGCGCGTCCACCGCACATGGCCCTATCCGTACGATCGTCAACCGTGACAACCGCGGACACCAGCCTCGTCGGTGCGCTCCTCGAACGCCGATACCGGGTCGACAAGCTGCTCGCGCGCGGCGGCATGTCCTCGGTGTACCGCGGCGTCGACACGCGGCTCGACCGCAGGGTCGCGATCAAGATCATGGACCCGAGGTTCGCCGACGACCGCTCGTTCGTCGACCGGTTCGAGCGCGAAGCGCGGTCGGCGGCGAAGCTGCACCATCCGAACGTGGTCGCCGTGCACGACCAGGGCGTGGACACCGTCGGCGACAACGGCTGCGTGTTCCTGGTGATGGAGCTCATCGACGGCGGCACGGTCCGCGACCTGATGGCCGAGCGCGGCGGCGCGCTGGACGTGGCGCTGGCGCTGAGCGTGGCCGAGCCGGTGCTCGCCGCGCTCGCGGCCGCCCACGACGCGGGCCTGGTGCACCGCGACGTCAAGCCCGAGAACGTGCTCATCGGCCGCAACCCCAGCGGCGCGGGCGCCGGTGTGGTCAAGGTCGGCGACTTCGGCCTGGTGCGCGCCGTCGCGAGCGCGGGGACGACCAGTTCGAGCGTCATCCTCGGCACCGTCGCCTACCTCTCCCCCGAGCAGGTCACCACGGGGGCGGCGAAGGAACGCGGCGACGTGTACTCGGCCGGGATCCTGCTCTACGAGATGCTCACCGGGCAGCCGCCCTACACCGGCGACACCGCGCTGTCGGTCGCCTACCGCCACGTCAACGACGACGTGCCCGCGCCGGGCCGGATCCGGCCGGGTATCCCGCCCGCGCTCGACGACCTCGTGCTGCGGGCGACGCGGCGCGACCCCGCCGCCAGGCCCGCCGACGCCGGTGCCTTCCTCGCGGAGCTGCGCCGCGTCCGCGCCGAGCTGGGGCTCACCGCGGTGCCGGTGCCGGTCCCGCTGAGCGAGGAAGCGCCGGAGGAGCGCACCGACGTCGACGCGACCAGGCCCGCGATGGCCCCGGTCGCCGGGCCGTCGGGACCACGCGGCACCAGGGCGATGCCCAGGATGGCACCGCCCGCGGCGCCCGTGGCCGCGCCGACCGCGATGACCGCGCCGGTCGCCGCGCCACCACCGCCGACCGGCCCGCAGCAGGCGGCCGCGGCCGCCGGGCCGCCCCCGCGCAAGCGGGGCAAGACGATCGCGCTGCTCGCCGTCGCGGTGCTCCTGCTCGGCGGGCTCATCGGAACCGGGGTGTGGTGGTTCTCCGGCGGCCGGTACGTCGCCGTGCCGCAGGTCGTCGGCCTGGACCAGCCCGCGGCGGAGAAGGCGATGCGCGAAGTGTCGCTGGCCCCGAAGTTC is part of the Amycolatopsis sp. CA-230715 genome and encodes:
- a CDS encoding PQQ-dependent sugar dehydrogenase — encoded protein: MFKRRLRSLSVAATCAALALTSTVVLTTGTAAAADGPPSLPKGFVLLDSPSGQAAKDLTDFSYLPDGTVLSIGKQGKVAWVATDGHVNQLSQLSVVATQDLGLVGLAVAPDYATSKKIYLARSVPNANGYSLRVASWTVTGAPEPTGLANEQVLLDFPGKSDTHAVTGLVAAPDGTVWASSGDNADFRVNGDPAALRAQNLDQPQGKVLHMTADGKGVPGNPYYDAANPGSVRSKVFASGFRSPFRFSLNPGTGLPIVGDVGNNTWEEVDLVQPGGNYKWPCWEANDAVPAYAGAAECKNLANTPPLWAYRHGDPNNLPPEKGNSVTGGIVYTGESYPEAYRGAYFFADYVGAKIWSLKFDAQGKLTTPPQNPPLAMNIGTPVKFTAATNGDLVYADIWTGKLRRLVYSDKNALPVAKIASTTDPATRIVTFDGSGSFDYDGDTKLTYSWDFGDGSAPATGAKVAHAYATGTDKFTATLTVKDSLGGTGTATTAVAPGNHTPVIELTTPGAATFAVGEPVAVSAKATDAEDGDLAVEWTSLVKHCPGAASCHSHFGPSGTGASFSQPFTDHPDSKMEFTATVTDKAGVTTSATYLAQPREHRVTLKSNVPAALSIPTEGDGTSTQLVTEGTKLGLVAADVATDGAAVFTGWDDGVTSAQREIVVGAGDVTLTANYASPIDARYNAEPALQQTLGSPTGPEIGEANLRYRTYQRGRLYWTKQYGVHEIHNANHTKYVSLGGHAKFGAPITDEIQAPDGVGRYNDLAGTPGTLAASIYWTPANGSFGVWGSIREKWVAQGGAAGPLGYPVTDELTPPDGIGRFNHFTGTPGTKAASIYWSPANGAHSIWGSIRERWSQVGWETGPLGYPKTDEMTTPDGVGKYNHFDKDGSIYWTPTTPASDVYGAIRVRWAALGWERSYLGFPRSGEFGNSLGRRNDFQRGYIQWYSANNTVADRPY
- a CDS encoding MFS transporter, with the protein product MVEGRRRAGPGVIVAVLSSCGIVAALMQTLVMPLLPALPTLLHTTATSASWVLTATLLAGAVCTPISGRLGDMYGKRRVMLCSLLLLVVGAVLSALTDSLGAMVAGRALQGCAMGAIPLGISIMRDTLPAHRLGSAMAFMSATLGVGGAIGLPLSAVLAQNADWHLLFWIAGALGAVSMAAIRFVVPESPVRAGGRFDFAGTAGLVLGLSCLLLAVSKGGDWGWTSGLTVGLLAGALLVLCGWAALEYRVRGPLVDLRVSTRRPVLLTNLTTIMVGFAMYAQALILPQLLQAPLATGYGLGQSLVLAGLWMAPSGLVMIVLSPVSARISAAHGPKTSLMLGIAIIAAGYGGAVFLMDEVWEVVLVSVVVNSGVALAYAAMPALIMRAVPVTETGAANGLNALMRSLGTAFSSAVISAVLAALAISFGGVALPSREGFTVAFLIAAGVALAGLAVASAIPAATPGDHAPERGRIRHIAVPREHAEPAEQRR
- a CDS encoding polyprenyl synthetase family protein, which produces MDYDADLPAHVERVLARFLRTAGERIRELEPTFGEGLDALSGFVLGGGKRLRPSFAWWGWRGAGGDPGDAEGVLHAVASLELIQACALIHDDLIDSSDSRRGSPTVHVAFAKEHADHGWLGLPSTFGQAAAVLIGDLALAWADDMFADAPLPPATLASARPAWRAIRTEVLAGQYLDVHTQVTGDSSIDAALRIDRLKTAAYTVQRPLHLGAALAGASEELIGTLLEFGGDLGVAFQLRDDLLGVFGDPSVTGKPAGDDLREGKRTLLVALGLEHAAKRGNAAAAGLIEAAIGAPSLTESEVDDVRAALTEVGAVDAVERRIEELTAASLAALERAHLAEPATAELTALAAKATKRTY
- the crtI gene encoding phytoene desaturase family protein, producing the protein MRTVTGPAEHVVVVGGGLAGLSATLHLLGAGRRVTLLEQDDTPGGRAGRRVRGGYTVDTGASVLTMPDLLDEAFAAVGGSVAEHLTLTKLDPAYHARFADGSAIAVRTDGAAMEAEIRDFAGPREADGYRRLRRWLTALYAAQKDHFIGANFDSPLDLVRPELVKLAALGGFGRLGPKIGRFLHDDRVRRLFSFQSLYAGLDPMRAIGAYGVIAYMDTVGGVYFPDGGVGEVGAAMARAAEAAGAQVRCKTEVAWLERVSSRVRAVRTRAGERIPCDAVVLATELAGAYRLLGASPRRPVPLRYSPSAVVLHGRAERSWPELGHHTIFFGDAWERTFREIIRDGALMSDPSLLVTRPTATDPRLAPDGGQVVSVLAPAPNLRTGRVDWDRVGPAYAEDLRATLAARGLTGFGTEFTVEEIVTPRDWHARGMTAGTPFSLAHTFCQTGPFRPANLVRGMDNVVLAGCGTTPGVGIPPVLISGRLAAARITGR
- a CDS encoding phytoene/squalene synthase family protein, with product MKAAELDAAGITDPVLRHAYAACRRVNAVHGKTFFLATRLLPARARPAAHALYGFARAADELVDNPAPGSDPEAGLALVAHRLDLVFAGSETGDPLLAAFADTVRRYRLDRALFDAFLHSMRMDLSVTAYRTFAELAEYTHGSAAVIGLQMLPLLGTEGPLAEAEPYAAALGEAFQLTNFLRDVGEDLDRGRLYLPLDELAAFGVDRELLRWSKRTGRHDRRIRRAFAALVARNRAVYRRAEPGISLLRKESRPCVHTARVLYEGILDEIAACGYAVLARRAVVPAHRRFAVAAGAWARSRVRHG
- a CDS encoding LLM class F420-dependent oxidoreductase yields the protein MTDRKLRVGVQIQPQHADYAAIRRAASEAEELGVDIVFNWDHFYPLTGDPDGKHFECWTMLGAWAESTSRVEIGALVTCNSYRNPELLADMARTVDHISDGRLVLGIGSGWFEKDYDQYGYEFGTAGGRLDDLADALPRIEKRLGALNPAPTRKIPVLIGGGGEKKTLKLAARHADIWHGFGDPEVVERKVKILDQHCADAGRDPAEIERSCGVRGEPGELGPKLRDLGVSLCTVGIGGPDYDLGPLRKWIAWRDAENG
- a CDS encoding Rv2175c family DNA-binding protein; translation: MSAIPVADDVLEPDVTVLSLDEVSAALRVSANKVRQMLREGQLIAVRRDGDLVVPAAFLTKEGVVKGLGGTITVLADAGFGRTEMLRWLFERDESLPGASPIQALRTSHGSEVKRRAQAMAF
- a CDS encoding Stk1 family PASTA domain-containing Ser/Thr kinase, with the translated sequence MTTADTSLVGALLERRYRVDKLLARGGMSSVYRGVDTRLDRRVAIKIMDPRFADDRSFVDRFEREARSAAKLHHPNVVAVHDQGVDTVGDNGCVFLVMELIDGGTVRDLMAERGGALDVALALSVAEPVLAALAAAHDAGLVHRDVKPENVLIGRNPSGAGAGVVKVGDFGLVRAVASAGTTSSSVILGTVAYLSPEQVTTGAAKERGDVYSAGILLYEMLTGQPPYTGDTALSVAYRHVNDDVPAPGRIRPGIPPALDDLVLRATRRDPAARPADAGAFLAELRRVRAELGLTAVPVPVPLSEEAPEERTDVDATRPAMAPVAGPSGPRGTRAMPRMAPPAAPVAAPTAMTAPVAAPPPPTGPQQAAAAAGPPPRKRGKTIALLAVAVLLLGGLIGTGVWWFSGGRYVAVPQVVGLDQPAAEKAMREVSLAPKFTKERNNTTPQGKVIRTDPGTGAQALQGDEVSVVLSLGRPTVPDIAQGTPVEDAKKAVTDQQLTLTRDSALDDYSDTVNKNTLLVLNPKAGTQLDIGGTVRFGVSKGPRPIPVPDVLGQSKDAAFAALRAKGFDPVDAGQEFSPDVAAGSVTRTDPVAGSTGGKRVNVWTSNAVEVPGVTGRTIEDAMKALTEAGLKPQRGNGDNGGDNGDGGDEGDGDGHGGGRKHGGFGFVIGQDPAAGTKVQKGSVVRLTTFP